Proteins encoded within one genomic window of Bacteroidales bacterium:
- the aroB gene encoding 3-dehydroquinate synthase — translation MHQLRLTTSGGASEILVGELLSSRLQALEMEPILLIDELVLLHHHDIFEPYRSLTIPSGESHKTLQSVEAIYRQLVTLEADRSTLMIGVGGGLATDVAGFVASTFLRGMPFGFISTTLLGQVDASIGGKNGVNLDGYKNMIGNIRQPSFVWCDLSLLTSLETRQYVSGIAEVIKYGLIRDIRFLDYLGEHMEALLGQKGEVLEHVVSTSVTIKSEVVQKDERESGLRKILNFGHTFGHAIERHKGVLHGEAVGVGMILAARLSHLQGLLSAPEVDRVEQMVLSAGLPARMKLDPGEIYENIRKDKKKSGEDVHLVLLKGLGNTIIRPMALSELKSQVNDLC, via the coding sequence ATGCATCAGCTAAGACTGACCACATCCGGAGGGGCCTCCGAGATCCTTGTTGGAGAGCTTCTTTCTTCCCGGCTTCAGGCGCTGGAGATGGAACCCATTTTGCTGATAGATGAGCTTGTGCTGCTTCATCACCACGATATTTTTGAGCCTTACAGGTCGCTTACCATTCCTTCCGGAGAGTCGCACAAGACCCTGCAAAGCGTGGAGGCCATCTACAGGCAGCTGGTGACTCTGGAGGCCGACCGCTCCACACTGATGATTGGGGTGGGGGGTGGATTGGCCACGGACGTGGCTGGTTTTGTGGCTTCCACTTTTCTTAGAGGAATGCCTTTTGGATTTATCTCCACCACTCTGCTGGGTCAGGTGGATGCCAGCATAGGAGGCAAGAACGGGGTGAATCTCGATGGCTATAAGAACATGATTGGAAATATCCGGCAACCTTCTTTTGTGTGGTGCGACCTTTCCCTGCTGACCAGCCTGGAAACCAGGCAGTATGTCTCCGGGATTGCCGAAGTGATCAAATACGGACTTATCCGGGATATCCGGTTTCTGGACTACCTCGGGGAGCATATGGAAGCCCTGCTGGGCCAGAAGGGAGAAGTGCTTGAACATGTGGTGAGTACTTCAGTTACTATAAAAAGTGAGGTGGTTCAGAAGGATGAACGAGAATCTGGTCTGCGGAAGATTCTTAATTTCGGGCATACCTTCGGGCATGCCATTGAGCGTCACAAGGGCGTATTGCACGGCGAAGCGGTGGGGGTGGGGATGATCCTGGCAGCCAGGCTTTCTCACCTGCAGGGCCTGCTGTCGGCGCCGGAGGTGGACCGGGTCGAGCAGATGGTTCTTTCGGCCGGACTGCCTGCCCGCATGAAGCTGGATCCTGGTGAAATCTACGAGAATATCAGGAAGGACAAGAAAAAGAGCGGAGAGGATGTACATCTGGTTCTGCTGAAAGGATTAGGGAATACCATCATCAGGCCCATGGCACTGTCGGAACTTAAATCCCAGGTCAATGATCTGTGCTAG
- a CDS encoding type I 3-dehydroquinate dehydratase, with protein MICASVAHISGLDEAIKSGAGLIELRLDLIKESPSRLFPLMPKNMETIVTCRPGVYSDPERTGLLQAGMKLGADYVDIELESDRGAMEQLIGTAGTTGTRVIISHHDFIRTADREDLESLMKACYEKGAEIAKIATWVNAPEDIRKLLSLYDFPGKKVILGMGPLGRITRVVAPYLGAVFTFASTTEADETAPGQLSIKQLNELYKVIDNS; from the coding sequence ATGATCTGTGCTAGTGTTGCCCATATATCCGGTCTGGATGAGGCCATCAAATCGGGAGCCGGACTGATAGAGTTGAGACTCGACCTGATTAAAGAGTCTCCGTCGAGGCTCTTTCCTCTGATGCCAAAAAACATGGAAACCATTGTTACCTGTCGTCCCGGAGTCTACAGTGATCCGGAGCGGACAGGACTTTTGCAGGCGGGTATGAAGCTGGGTGCCGACTATGTGGATATTGAGCTCGAGTCGGATCGCGGAGCGATGGAGCAGTTGATTGGCACTGCCGGCACGACGGGAACCAGGGTGATTATTTCCCATCACGATTTTATCAGGACGGCAGACCGGGAAGACCTGGAATCATTGATGAAAGCCTGTTACGAAAAGGGAGCGGAGATCGCGAAAATTGCCACCTGGGTGAACGCCCCGGAGGATATCCGTAAGCTGCTGAGTCTCTATGACTTTCCTGGCAAGAAGGTGATTCTTGGAATGGGGCCCCTGGGAAGGATTACCCGGGTAGTGGCCCCCTATCTGGGCGCTGTATTTACCTTTGCCTCCACCACTGAAGCAGATGAGACCGCTCCGGGACAGCTCAGTATAAAACAGTTAAATGAACTATATAAAGTGATTGATAACTCATGA
- a CDS encoding chorismate synthase, protein MNTFGRLFRVSIFGESHGESVGIVMDGVPAGIPLKPSDFEEDFSRRKSGAKGTTPRQEPDIPGIKSGVFNGHTTGAPLMVLFENTNTRSRDYSQLKDIPRPGHADFTAHHKFGGYQDYRGGGHFSGRLTLGLVAAGVLAKKILAPMEVRSALLEAGGSSDIESALNRAIENQDSIGGIVECRISGVPPGLGEPFFDSVEAVMSHMIFSIPAIKGIEFGAGFRAAKMTGSEHNDNFISTSGTTGTNRAGGINGGISNGNEIYFRVAVKPTSSTHRTQRTMNMATGQMEDLSIEGRHDTCIALRVPVVVEAAAALVMADFLLQAQEAERIFKHKSE, encoded by the coding sequence ATGAATACATTCGGTAGATTATTCAGAGTCAGTATTTTTGGCGAATCGCACGGAGAGTCTGTGGGTATTGTGATGGACGGGGTTCCTGCAGGAATTCCACTGAAACCATCGGATTTTGAAGAGGATTTTTCCAGGAGGAAAAGCGGTGCAAAAGGAACCACTCCCAGGCAGGAACCTGACATTCCGGGGATCAAAAGCGGTGTCTTTAACGGCCATACTACCGGTGCTCCCTTAATGGTCCTTTTTGAAAATACAAACACCCGGTCGAGAGACTACAGCCAGCTGAAGGATATTCCCAGGCCCGGGCATGCAGATTTTACCGCGCATCATAAATTCGGAGGGTACCAGGATTATCGGGGGGGCGGACATTTTTCGGGACGTCTGACCCTGGGACTGGTAGCTGCAGGTGTGCTGGCAAAAAAGATTCTTGCTCCCATGGAGGTAAGATCCGCGCTCCTGGAGGCAGGTGGCAGCAGCGATATTGAATCCGCCCTGAACCGGGCCATCGAGAACCAGGATTCCATCGGGGGGATTGTGGAGTGCAGGATATCCGGAGTTCCGCCCGGACTGGGAGAACCCTTCTTTGACTCGGTGGAGGCAGTGATGAGTCATATGATCTTTTCCATTCCAGCTATAAAGGGAATTGAGTTTGGTGCCGGATTCCGGGCTGCAAAGATGACCGGAAGTGAACATAATGATAATTTTATATCTACCAGCGGAACCACCGGGACCAACCGTGCAGGAGGAATCAACGGGGGAATATCCAACGGCAATGAGATTTATTTCAGGGTGGCCGTAAAACCAACCTCCAGCACACACCGGACCCAGCGTACTATGAATATGGCTACGGGCCAAATGGAGGATCTCAGCATTGAAGGAAGACACGATACCTGCATTGCGCTGAGGGTTCCGGTGGTCGTAGAGGCGGCTGCCGCGCTGGTGATGGCCGATTTTTTGCTGCAGGCACAGGAAGCTGAACGAATTTTTAAACACAAATCTGAATAG
- a CDS encoding prephenate dehydrogenase/arogenate dehydrogenase family protein — MRIAIIGAGNMGSWLVESLCLDDEVGIYDVDRSKLKYFFNSRKFLYYEEIMDFSPDLLINAVSLDKTLSVFDDIVSYLPKDCIVADITSVKSGLAEYYKKLNRRFVSTHPMFGPTFGNVKDLSNENAIIIKESDEEGKAFFREFYSSLKIRVHEYSFEEHDKTIAYSLSIPFSSTMVFAACMKEQEAPGTTFKKHFSIAEGLLSEDDFLLTEILLSPHSLKQVERISEQMDRLIEMIKARDTEQLKVFFQGLRHNLGLES; from the coding sequence ATGCGAATAGCAATTATTGGAGCCGGAAACATGGGTTCGTGGCTGGTGGAGTCGCTCTGCCTCGATGATGAGGTGGGCATCTATGATGTGGATCGAAGTAAACTGAAATACTTCTTCAATTCCAGGAAATTTTTATACTATGAGGAGATCATGGACTTTTCACCAGACCTGCTGATCAATGCAGTGAGTCTGGATAAGACCCTCTCCGTTTTTGATGATATTGTCTCCTATCTTCCCAAAGACTGTATTGTGGCTGATATCACTTCGGTAAAGAGCGGACTGGCTGAGTATTACAAAAAACTGAACCGGCGCTTTGTTTCCACCCACCCCATGTTTGGTCCCACTTTTGGAAATGTAAAGGACCTGAGCAATGAAAATGCCATAATTATCAAGGAATCGGATGAGGAAGGGAAGGCTTTTTTCAGGGAGTTTTACAGCAGTCTGAAAATTAGGGTTCATGAATACTCCTTTGAGGAGCATGATAAGACCATTGCCTATTCACTCTCCATTCCTTTCTCATCCACCATGGTATTTGCTGCCTGCATGAAGGAGCAGGAGGCACCGGGAACCACCTTTAAAAAACACTTCAGCATCGCTGAAGGATTGCTTTCGGAGGACGATTTCCTGCTCACCGAGATTCTGCTCAGTCCCCACAGCCTGAAACAGGTGGAACGGATCAGTGAACAGATGGATCGTTTGATAGAAATGATCAAAGCTCGTGACACGGAGCAGTTAAAGGTTTTTTTCCAGGGCCTGAGGCATAATCTAGGTCTGGAATCGTAG
- the tilS gene encoding tRNA lysidine(34) synthetase TilS, with amino-acid sequence MLEGFNSFLSELDLCRPDHRILLAVSGGIDSVVMAHLFKVSGYECSIAHCNFQLRGEDSDLDEMLVRSLASSLEIPIKVKRFDVRKEMQQEGISLQMAARDLRYAWFEELLTEHGLDRLAAAHNKNDAVETFFLNLSRGSGLRGLKGISPRRGNIIRPLLFASRSQIESYQQQHAIEFREDASNQESRYQRNKIRHGVLPVMEQINPGFMETMEGNMKRLGEIYEIFQNSVEKVRRELFKGKHGKISIDTEKLRALTPPETWIYELFSPYGFTRSQCEGIRKIMDSGPGRLSISTTHRLYKDRNLMILVPSDSASFERYYLDDPEKHSSLPFPMDMEVLDRSELPLIPDDPGTACLDLDLIQFPLTIRRWQHGDYFFPLGMNQMKKLSDFFVDTKVPVPEKERIWIMASGKKIVWIMGHRIDHRFRITPSTSRVLLLRFQT; translated from the coding sequence ATGCTTGAGGGATTCAACAGCTTTCTGAGTGAACTGGATCTTTGCAGACCGGATCACCGGATTCTCCTGGCGGTAAGCGGAGGTATCGATTCGGTGGTGATGGCCCACCTTTTTAAAGTCTCAGGATATGAATGCAGCATTGCCCACTGCAACTTTCAGCTCAGGGGAGAGGATTCAGATCTGGATGAAATGCTGGTCCGTTCACTGGCCAGTTCTCTGGAAATCCCGATTAAGGTCAAACGATTTGATGTCCGGAAGGAAATGCAGCAAGAGGGCATCTCCCTGCAAATGGCCGCCAGGGATCTGCGTTATGCCTGGTTTGAAGAGTTGTTGACCGAACACGGCCTGGACCGCCTGGCTGCGGCTCACAACAAAAACGATGCAGTGGAAACCTTCTTCCTGAACCTGTCCCGGGGTTCGGGATTAAGAGGTTTAAAAGGCATCTCACCAAGACGCGGAAACATCATCAGACCGCTTCTCTTTGCCTCGCGTTCCCAGATTGAATCTTATCAGCAGCAGCATGCCATTGAATTCAGGGAAGATGCCAGTAACCAGGAGAGCAGGTACCAGAGAAACAAGATCAGGCACGGGGTACTTCCTGTGATGGAACAGATCAATCCGGGCTTTATGGAAACCATGGAGGGGAATATGAAACGGCTGGGTGAGATCTACGAGATCTTTCAAAACTCCGTTGAAAAGGTCCGGCGGGAACTCTTTAAGGGGAAGCATGGAAAGATCAGCATCGATACGGAAAAACTCAGGGCCCTGACCCCTCCGGAGACCTGGATATATGAACTTTTCTCTCCCTATGGATTTACACGTTCTCAGTGTGAGGGGATCAGGAAAATTATGGACTCCGGACCGGGCCGCCTGTCGATCTCCACGACTCACCGGCTCTATAAGGACCGTAATCTGATGATCCTGGTGCCATCGGACAGCGCTTCCTTCGAACGATATTACCTGGACGATCCGGAAAAACACTCCTCCCTGCCCTTTCCCATGGATATGGAGGTACTGGACCGGTCGGAGCTTCCGCTTATTCCGGACGATCCCGGGACAGCCTGCCTGGATCTGGACCTGATACAGTTTCCCCTCACCATCCGGCGCTGGCAGCACGGAGACTATTTCTTTCCGCTCGGCATGAACCAGATGAAGAAGCTCAGCGATTTCTTTGTGGACACAAAAGTCCCGGTCCCTGAAAAAGAACGCATATGGATCATGGCCTCCGGAAAAAAAATCGTATGGATCATGGGGCACCGAATCGACCATCGCTTCCGGATCACTCCTTCCACCAGCCGGGTGCTCCTTCTACGATTCCAGACCTAG
- a CDS encoding Zn-dependent hydrolase, producing MKLHAFVPLLSATFILLFQGCNQEKGLFELFSGTLPRFEIEDEDGSRYTDPQSLFFTLKGDVVELEGEVYSIQQSSENEEQISYTTTIPIHSELTVSALTYLKTEKKLLLRFTETEKELSLEKFSDLMERKAKEFAEVELKTDLSHLSDNQREMIGLLFQVADIMDDIYWAQVFPDRDAALASMVDEHVARFFQINYGPWERLNGNLPFLPGYGPKPRGSGYYPADMSKEEFESLDDPEKSSLYTLITRDPDGSLQVVPYHEAYAGQLKQASELLKQAADLAEDKGFKKYLKLRADALLTDDYYPSDMAWMDMKENDIDFVVGPIENYEDALYNYKAAHESFILIKDKSWSEKLAYISSVLPQMQKSLPVPEVYKQEVPGSQSDLGAYDVIYYAGDCNAGSKTIAINLPNDERVQAGKGSRKLQLKNAIRYKFEEILLPISNVLIAEEQREHVTFDAFFENVMFHEVAHGLGLNQTIHGSGTVRSALKEQYSALEEGKADILSLFLITKMYEEGMLGERDLMDTYVTFMASIFRSIRFGVASSHGKANMIRFYYFQEMGAFARDLNGTYSINFEAMQQAMYELTNLILTTQGDGDYELAKRLVEEKGFIREELQSDLERLELLHIPVDIVFKQGPGVVGLQ from the coding sequence ATGAAACTACATGCATTTGTCCCGCTCCTGTCTGCCACATTTATTCTGCTTTTCCAGGGGTGTAACCAGGAAAAAGGACTGTTCGAACTTTTTTCAGGCACCCTGCCCCGCTTTGAGATTGAAGATGAGGATGGAAGCAGGTACACGGATCCCCAATCTCTTTTTTTTACTTTGAAAGGCGATGTGGTCGAGCTGGAAGGCGAAGTCTACTCGATTCAGCAAAGTTCAGAAAATGAGGAGCAAATCAGCTACACCACCACTATTCCCATTCATAGTGAACTTACGGTGAGCGCTCTTACTTACCTTAAAACGGAAAAGAAACTGCTCCTCCGTTTTACTGAAACTGAAAAAGAACTCAGTCTCGAAAAATTCAGCGACCTCATGGAACGCAAAGCGAAAGAGTTTGCAGAGGTGGAGTTAAAAACCGACCTCTCTCATCTCTCAGATAATCAAAGAGAAATGATCGGATTGCTCTTCCAGGTTGCCGATATCATGGATGATATTTACTGGGCGCAGGTATTTCCCGACAGGGATGCCGCACTGGCCTCCATGGTGGATGAGCATGTGGCCCGTTTCTTTCAGATCAATTACGGGCCCTGGGAGCGTCTTAACGGAAACCTCCCCTTTCTCCCGGGTTACGGACCAAAACCCAGGGGTTCAGGATACTATCCGGCCGACATGAGCAAGGAGGAATTTGAATCCCTGGATGATCCTGAAAAAAGCAGCCTCTATACCCTGATCACCAGGGACCCGGATGGTTCCTTACAGGTGGTCCCCTACCATGAAGCCTATGCCGGGCAGCTAAAACAGGCCTCTGAATTACTGAAACAGGCCGCGGATTTAGCTGAAGATAAGGGGTTTAAGAAATACCTGAAACTCAGGGCCGATGCCTTGCTGACCGACGACTATTACCCCTCGGATATGGCCTGGATGGATATGAAGGAGAATGACATAGATTTTGTGGTGGGACCCATAGAAAACTATGAGGATGCACTCTACAATTACAAGGCAGCTCATGAATCCTTCATCCTTATAAAAGACAAAAGCTGGAGCGAAAAGCTGGCCTATATCAGCTCGGTTCTTCCACAAATGCAGAAGAGCCTGCCTGTTCCGGAGGTTTACAAACAGGAGGTTCCGGGCAGTCAATCCGATCTGGGAGCCTACGACGTGATCTATTATGCCGGCGATTGCAATGCAGGCAGCAAAACCATTGCCATAAACCTTCCCAATGACGAACGGGTGCAGGCCGGTAAAGGCTCCAGGAAACTTCAGCTGAAAAATGCCATCCGGTACAAGTTCGAGGAAATCCTCCTGCCCATCAGCAATGTATTGATTGCAGAGGAGCAGCGCGAACACGTCACCTTTGATGCATTTTTCGAGAATGTGATGTTCCATGAGGTGGCTCACGGACTGGGACTGAACCAGACCATCCATGGTTCAGGAACGGTTCGGTCGGCCCTGAAAGAGCAGTACAGTGCCCTGGAAGAGGGAAAAGCAGATATTCTCTCTTTGTTCCTGATCACCAAAATGTACGAAGAGGGTATGCTCGGTGAACGGGACCTGATGGATACCTATGTGACCTTTATGGCCAGTATCTTCCGCAGTATCCGTTTTGGAGTGGCCAGTTCACACGGCAAAGCGAATATGATCCGTTTCTACTATTTCCAGGAGATGGGGGCCTTCGCGAGGGATCTGAACGGTACTTACAGCATCAATTTTGAAGCGATGCAGCAGGCTATGTACGAACTGACGAATCTGATTCTGACCACCCAGGGCGATGGCGATTATGAACTGGCTAAAAGACTGGTGGAAGAGAAAGGCTTTATCCGTGAGGAGCTGCAATCGGACCTGGAGAGACTTGAATTGCTTCATATTCCTGTAGATATTGTTTTTAAACAGGGCCCCGGTGTAGTCGGCCTGCAGTAA
- the proS gene encoding proline--tRNA ligase: protein MAKVLTSREENYAQWYNDLVLKSGLAENSAVRGCMVIKPYGYAIWEKMKAELDRKFKATGHENAYFPLFIPKSFFSREADHVEGFAKECAVVTHYRLKADEKNGGLMVDPEAKLEEELIVRPTSETIIWNTYKNWVQSYRDLPILINQWANVVRWEMRTRLFLRTSEFLWQEGHTAHATREEAEEETLRMVNIYAEFSEKFLGIPVLLGSKTESEKFAGAVETLTIEALMQDGKALQAGTSHFLGQNFAKAFDVQFTNREGKLDHVWATSWGMTTRMIGALIMAHSDNHGLVLPPRVAPIQVVIVPIYRGNEELPSITEVANKIKNDLTVLGIEVKYDDRDTQKPGWKFAEYELKGVPVRIAIGPRDIENGTVELARRDTLEKKVLPQEGLATYIKALLEDIQEHIYNKALEFRNAHTHRVDTWDELVDVLENKGGFALAHWDGSPESEERIKETKATIRCLPLNAVEEEGRCVVSGKPSRKRVVIAKAY, encoded by the coding sequence ATGGCCAAAGTATTAACCAGCAGGGAAGAGAATTACGCGCAGTGGTATAACGATCTGGTATTAAAGTCAGGACTCGCCGAGAACTCGGCAGTGAGGGGTTGTATGGTGATCAAACCTTACGGATATGCCATCTGGGAGAAGATGAAGGCCGAACTGGACCGGAAGTTTAAAGCAACCGGGCACGAGAACGCCTATTTTCCTCTGTTTATACCAAAGTCATTTTTCAGCAGGGAAGCCGACCATGTGGAGGGTTTTGCCAAGGAATGTGCCGTAGTCACACACTATCGACTGAAAGCCGATGAGAAAAATGGCGGACTTATGGTGGACCCCGAAGCAAAGCTGGAAGAGGAACTGATCGTCAGGCCTACCTCCGAGACCATTATATGGAACACCTATAAGAACTGGGTTCAATCGTACCGGGACCTGCCCATCCTGATTAACCAGTGGGCCAACGTGGTCCGGTGGGAGATGCGCACCCGGCTTTTTCTCCGAACGTCCGAGTTTCTGTGGCAGGAAGGCCATACGGCACATGCCACCCGGGAAGAGGCTGAAGAGGAGACCCTCCGGATGGTGAATATCTATGCCGAATTCTCGGAAAAATTCCTGGGCATTCCCGTACTGCTTGGGAGCAAAACCGAGTCAGAAAAATTTGCAGGAGCTGTTGAGACCCTGACCATTGAAGCACTGATGCAGGACGGGAAGGCCCTGCAGGCCGGTACCTCTCATTTCCTGGGACAAAACTTTGCCAAAGCCTTTGATGTGCAGTTTACGAACAGGGAGGGAAAACTGGACCACGTATGGGCTACTTCATGGGGAATGACTACCCGGATGATCGGAGCGCTGATCATGGCACATTCTGATAACCATGGTCTGGTACTTCCCCCCAGGGTGGCTCCAATTCAAGTGGTTATTGTGCCTATCTACCGGGGCAATGAGGAGCTGCCTTCCATAACAGAGGTGGCTAATAAGATCAAAAATGACCTTACGGTACTTGGTATCGAAGTGAAGTATGATGACCGCGATACACAGAAACCGGGCTGGAAATTTGCCGAATATGAATTGAAAGGGGTACCGGTGCGAATTGCCATTGGTCCTCGCGATATTGAAAACGGAACCGTGGAGCTCGCCCGCAGGGATACCCTGGAGAAGAAAGTGCTTCCCCAGGAAGGACTTGCCACCTATATCAAAGCACTGCTGGAGGATATCCAGGAGCATATCTATAACAAAGCGCTGGAATTCAGGAATGCCCATACACATCGCGTGGATACCTGGGATGAGCTTGTGGACGTGCTTGAAAACAAGGGTGGCTTTGCCCTGGCCCATTGGGACGGGAGCCCCGAGTCGGAAGAACGGATCAAGGAAACCAAGGCAACCATTCGTTGCCTGCCGCTGAACGCTGTAGAGGAAGAGGGCCGGTGCGTTGTTAGTGGCAAGCCTTCCAGGAAGAGGGTTGTCATTGCGAAAGCCTACTAA
- a CDS encoding 7TM diverse intracellular signaling domain-containing protein: MQLQFLADPHCSVLPAELFSGMMDQQFKPVDYNNPDPALVNSATGSCIWFRFYFVNRSTRQFAFHLQRNDISEFDEYKLYQKFDNGMVTVRNSGNKLHPRKKDVNISGSDDLRLYLPPGQNDTLYLSVTLGPESVLSDLIFTISTQHSVLAHDRSKRLVFGIFTGILLIMILYHIPLFVRGRENSYLYYILYILAFFFFFINKEGYIYELIPRLITAPITIFLLEIFLLFYLLFGRAYLDTRNTLQSWDTILLIAVWFTVGGLILNFAIILLQGLGVDVPFVIELGGFAIMIVSAIGCLFLAVVPAMILTRENFQPARYFLFANLFLILGIATNYALADYAIGKHSLEFGVTLQILAFSIGLSERINLLKKSREVAQRRIIDQLKENAALKDKVNRELEDKVQERTFEIQAQKEHIEKQNKEIKYSFDYAKKIQNTVLPGDEVFETLFSEHFIFFKPRDIVSGDFYWISQSGHRIVLTAADCTGHGVPGSLMSMLGITMLHEIVNEKGVMNSDMILNQLRLSIARTLKQEGRIGEQKDGIDMALVIYDMQTRKLEFSGANNPVYIVRNGEMLEYKGNNMPVAYYEKMSDFTRHTIDMKQGDRVYMFTDGFPDQFGGPQGKKFKYRPFKDLLLEVHERPMEEQHRILSLIFEEWKGDLSQIDDVLVIGLRL, translated from the coding sequence ATGCAGCTGCAGTTTCTGGCAGATCCTCATTGCTCGGTCCTTCCCGCGGAACTGTTTTCAGGGATGATGGACCAGCAGTTCAAACCAGTTGATTACAATAACCCGGATCCTGCTCTGGTAAACAGTGCGACCGGAAGTTGCATCTGGTTCCGATTCTATTTTGTAAACCGGTCCACCCGTCAGTTCGCCTTTCACCTGCAGCGAAACGATATCTCTGAATTTGATGAGTATAAACTGTACCAGAAGTTCGACAACGGCATGGTGACGGTGCGCAACTCAGGCAACAAGCTTCATCCCAGGAAAAAAGATGTGAATATCAGCGGATCGGATGACCTTCGCCTCTATCTTCCACCGGGCCAGAACGATACTCTGTATCTGAGCGTAACCCTGGGGCCGGAATCTGTGCTTTCAGATCTTATATTTACCATTTCGACCCAACATAGTGTTCTTGCCCATGACCGTTCCAAACGTCTTGTTTTTGGAATCTTCACCGGGATTCTTCTGATTATGATCCTTTATCATATCCCTCTTTTTGTCCGGGGGCGTGAAAACTCCTACCTCTACTATATTCTCTATATCCTGGCCTTCTTTTTCTTTTTCATCAATAAGGAGGGTTATATATACGAGTTAATCCCCCGGTTGATTACCGCACCTATTACCATCTTCCTGCTGGAGATATTCCTCCTCTTTTATCTTTTATTCGGACGCGCCTATCTGGATACCCGGAATACCCTGCAATCCTGGGATACGATTCTTCTGATCGCGGTCTGGTTTACGGTGGGGGGGCTTATTCTTAACTTTGCCATAATCCTGCTCCAGGGACTGGGTGTGGATGTGCCCTTTGTGATAGAACTGGGCGGATTTGCCATTATGATCGTCTCGGCCATCGGCTGCCTCTTCCTGGCAGTGGTACCTGCCATGATCCTTACCAGGGAGAATTTCCAGCCCGCCAGGTACTTTCTGTTTGCCAATCTCTTCCTGATACTGGGAATTGCCACCAACTATGCACTGGCCGATTATGCCATAGGAAAACACAGCCTGGAATTTGGCGTCACCCTTCAAATTCTTGCCTTTTCCATTGGTTTGAGTGAACGCATCAACCTCCTGAAAAAAAGCCGGGAGGTGGCTCAGCGCAGAATCATTGATCAGCTCAAGGAAAATGCAGCGCTGAAAGACAAGGTGAACCGCGAACTGGAGGATAAGGTACAGGAACGCACCTTTGAAATACAGGCACAGAAGGAGCATATCGAAAAACAGAATAAAGAGATCAAATACAGCTTCGACTATGCCAAGAAAATTCAAAATACCGTTTTGCCGGGAGACGAAGTTTTTGAAACTCTTTTTAGCGAACATTTTATTTTTTTCAAACCCCGGGATATCGTAAGCGGTGATTTTTACTGGATCTCCCAGAGTGGACACCGGATAGTGCTTACAGCTGCCGACTGCACCGGGCATGGAGTCCCCGGGTCTTTAATGAGTATGCTTGGAATCACCATGTTGCATGAGATTGTAAATGAGAAGGGAGTGATGAACTCCGATATGATTCTGAACCAGCTCCGTCTGAGCATAGCACGCACCCTGAAGCAGGAAGGAAGAATCGGGGAGCAGAAAGACGGCATCGATATGGCTCTGGTTATATATGATATGCAGACCAGGAAACTGGAGTTCTCCGGGGCCAACAACCCCGTATATATTGTCAGAAATGGGGAAATGTTAGAGTATAAGGGAAACAATATGCCGGTGGCATACTATGAAAAGATGTCGGATTTCACGAGGCACACTATCGACATGAAACAGGGCGACCGGGTCTACATGTTCACCGACGGTTTCCCTGATCAGTTTGGAGGTCCGCAGGGAAAGAAATTCAAATACAGACCTTTCAAGGACCTGTTGCTGGAAGTGCATGAACGCCCCATGGAAGAGCAGCACCGGATCCTTAGCCTGATTTTTGAGGAGTGGAAAGGAGACCTGAGTCAGATTGATGATGTACTGGTGATCGGTTTACGGCTGTAA
- a CDS encoding WbqC family protein: MVFPALYNGPVNYYARLVRQKEIVLEQHENYSKQTYRNRCLIMGPNGVIPLSIPVKRKSGIKTLFRDIRIDYDTPWNQIHWRSLVASYASSPFFEFLADEIRPFYQKKSEFLIDLNLQLVEQSLNILGLDIPLSCSDSFSPISAEHDPRDFIHPKKDQATEDPAFHPPEYHQVFSDRLGFCPNLSILDLIFNLGPDALSYLQRSLRT, encoded by the coding sequence TTGGTTTTTCCGGCTCTCTATAACGGACCCGTTAACTATTATGCCCGCCTTGTCAGGCAGAAGGAGATTGTGCTGGAACAGCACGAAAACTATAGCAAGCAAACCTACCGGAACCGTTGTTTGATCATGGGACCCAATGGAGTGATCCCTCTATCGATCCCGGTAAAACGGAAAAGTGGAATCAAAACCCTGTTTCGCGACATCCGGATCGACTACGACACCCCCTGGAACCAGATCCACTGGCGCAGCCTGGTTGCTTCCTATGCCTCTTCGCCTTTCTTTGAGTTTCTGGCCGATGAGATCCGTCCCTTTTACCAGAAGAAATCTGAGTTTCTGATAGACCTTAATCTTCAGCTTGTGGAACAATCCCTGAACATCCTGGGGCTGGATATCCCGCTAAGCTGTTCAGATAGCTTTAGCCCCATCTCTGCAGAGCATGACCCCAGGGATTTTATCCATCCTAAAAAAGACCAGGCGACCGAAGACCCCGCTTTCCATCCTCCGGAATATCACCAGGTCTTCTCGGACCGCCTGGGCTTCTGTCCCAACCTGAGTATCCTTGATCTGATCTTCAACCTGGGTCCGGATGCATTATCATACCTGCAACGCAGTCTCAGAACTTGA